One Nicotiana sylvestris chromosome 12, ASM39365v2, whole genome shotgun sequence genomic window carries:
- the LOC104223066 gene encoding uncharacterized protein, translating to MAMNHVPDVVGESDSPVLNLPGPSIPDPSIPVPAAAEGATIPPADIPDLDAIPASGPGVSDGDLRGAIHMLTQLVAAQAQRSHDAPAPPNGQGDSASSRVNQFLRLAPLEFTGTDPEADPQDFLDEMYKTLRVMKATETEGVELASYRLRGAAYSWFKIWEDSHREGRPPARWDKFVNVFMDHFFPAETMAARATEFEVLKQGRMSVWEYHIEFVRLSKYAPQLVSTMDARVQRFVQGLSP from the coding sequence ATGGCTATGAATCATGTACCTGATGTCGTGGGTGAGAGTGACTCCCCAGTCTTGAATCTGCCTGGCCCATCTATTCCAGATCCAAGTATTCCTGTTCCAGCTGCAGCAGAGGGTGCTACCATCCCTCCCGCTGATATTCCTGATCTTGATGCAATTCCAGCTTCCGGTCCCGGGGTTTCTGATGGGGACCTTAGAGGAGCCATCCATATGTTGACCCAGTTAGTGGCTGCTCAGGCCCAGAGATCTCATGATGCCCCTGCACCCCCCAACGGACAGGGAGATTCCGCCAGCTCCAGAGTCAACCAGTTTCTACGGTTGGCCCCTCTAGAGTTCACAGGCACAGACCCAGAGGCCGATCCACAAgatttccttgatgaaatgtataAGACCCTTCGAGTGATGAAGGCTACAGAGACGGAAGGGGTTGAGTTGGCTTCATACAGGTTGAGGGGAGCAGCGTATtcgtggttcaagatatgggaggATTCCCATAGGGAGGGAAGACCTCCGGCTAGATGGGATAAGTTTGTAAATGTATTCATGGACCACTTCTTTCCTGCTGAGACAATGGCGGCCCGTGCCACAGagtttgaggtcctcaagcagggccgtatgagtgtttgggagtaccACATAGAGTTTGTGAGGTTGTCCAAGTATGCTCCTCAGTTAGTGTCGACCATGGATGCTCGAGTTCAGCGATTCGTTCAGGGTCTTAGTCCTTAG